A genomic segment from Helicobacter sp. NHP19-012 encodes:
- a CDS encoding aromatic amino acid transport family protein, which yields MTKGNKEDLMWSLSLYGTAIGAGVLFLPINAGLGGLIPLIVMLVLAFPLTFLTHRALCRFVLEGSDKSDDITVVGQNYFGKFGGVLLTLLYFFAIFPILLVYSVGITNNIESFLVNQLGLGAPNRLWLSFLVVGVLMFVVSFGEEVVIKTMSAIVFPFIAVLVFSALWLIPKWNNALFENIHLSGVGGESLGVVMLLILPTMVFAFNHSPIISSLAVHCKQTYGQEADKKASTIIARSNVLMIVTVMFFVFSCAMCLSPAEFKEAKAQNLPILSYLANHFEDMKTFALVAPIVAFVAMGKSFFGHYLGVREGLNRLLFYATKQKISPTRANKITALITFLVAWLVAYENPSVLEIIESIGGPILAIILYLMPLYAIYKFPQLHKYKNPWQNLFILCFGLVTISTAIYRLF from the coding sequence ATGACAAAAGGGAACAAAGAGGACTTGATGTGGAGCTTAAGCCTCTATGGTACGGCCATTGGGGCTGGGGTGCTGTTTTTGCCCATCAATGCGGGGCTAGGGGGGTTGATCCCCTTGATTGTCATGTTGGTGCTCGCCTTTCCCTTAACTTTTCTAACCCACCGCGCCCTGTGCCGTTTTGTGCTAGAAGGCTCGGACAAGAGCGATGACATCACCGTGGTCGGGCAGAATTATTTTGGTAAATTCGGGGGCGTGTTGCTCACTCTGTTGTATTTCTTTGCGATTTTCCCCATTTTGCTGGTCTATAGCGTGGGGATCACAAACAACATTGAGAGTTTCTTGGTGAATCAATTGGGCTTGGGTGCGCCTAACCGCTTATGGCTCTCTTTTTTGGTGGTGGGGGTTTTAATGTTTGTGGTGAGCTTTGGCGAAGAGGTGGTGATCAAAACCATGTCCGCCATTGTCTTCCCCTTCATCGCCGTGCTGGTTTTTAGCGCCCTGTGGCTCATCCCCAAATGGAACAACGCACTTTTTGAAAACATCCATTTGAGCGGGGTTGGGGGCGAGAGTTTAGGGGTGGTCATGCTTTTGATCTTGCCCACGATGGTGTTTGCCTTCAACCACTCGCCCATCATCTCCTCACTCGCCGTGCATTGTAAGCAAACCTATGGGCAGGAGGCGGACAAAAAGGCTTCGACCATCATCGCTAGGAGCAATGTTTTGATGATTGTAACGGTGATGTTCTTTGTCTTTTCGTGTGCGATGTGTTTAAGCCCTGCGGAGTTTAAAGAGGCCAAAGCGCAAAACCTACCCATTTTGTCCTATTTGGCTAACCATTTTGAAGACATGAAAACCTTTGCCCTAGTCGCGCCCATCGTTGCCTTTGTGGCGATGGGCAAATCCTTTTTCGGGCATTATTTGGGCGTGCGCGAGGGCTTGAACCGCCTTTTATTTTACGCCACTAAGCAAAAAATCTCCCCCACCAGAGCCAATAAAATCACCGCCCTCATCACCTTCTTAGTGGCGTGGCTTGTGGCGTATGAAAACCCCAGCGTGTTAGAAATCATCGAGAGTATTGGTGGCCCTATTTTAGCCATCATCCTCTACTTAATGCCCCTTTATGCCATCTACAAATTCCCCCAACTACACAAATACAAAAACCCATGGCAAAACCTCTTCATCTTATGCTTTGGCCTCGTCACCATCTCCACCGCCATTTACAGGTTGTTTTAG
- a CDS encoding NAD(P)H-dependent oxidoreductase: MSVLVVVAHPDLAQSRVNKALKEALSPTSVEVNDLYALYPDFKINVACEQDKLVKAKHIVLQFPMFWYSCPSLLKKYFDDVLTYGFAYGSKGKALEGKGFSLAISMGAREGDFQGKFSLESVLTPFRAISHFIGTKYAKPFLTYNTGNLSDTALKAQTQAYQEWIKGLA, translated from the coding sequence ATGTCTGTTTTAGTTGTTGTAGCCCACCCCGACTTAGCCCAATCAAGGGTGAATAAAGCCTTAAAAGAAGCCCTAAGCCCTACAAGCGTGGAGGTGAATGATCTATACGCCCTCTACCCCGATTTTAAAATCAATGTGGCGTGCGAGCAGGATAAATTAGTCAAAGCTAAGCACATTGTTTTGCAATTCCCCATGTTTTGGTATTCTTGTCCGTCCCTTTTGAAAAAATACTTTGATGATGTGCTGACCTATGGTTTTGCCTACGGCTCTAAGGGCAAGGCACTAGAGGGCAAGGGTTTTAGTTTAGCCATCAGTATGGGCGCACGCGAGGGGGATTTTCAAGGCAAATTTAGCTTAGAGAGTGTCCTAACCCCCTTTAGGGCGATTAGCCACTTCATCGGCACTAAGTACGCCAAGCCCTTTCTCACCTATAACACCGGCAACTTGAGCGACACCGCCTTAAAAGCCCAAACCCAAGCTTACCAAGAGTGGATTAAGGGGCTTGCATGA
- a CDS encoding alpha/beta hydrolase, whose translation MFLRSLILVSAFTLGMQAQPFVSTSHAPSHIQGDNFYVSPKVHIQEVHFKNQYGLEVAAKLFTPKAMQQGKKYPALIIGHPMGALKEQASQLYATKLAERGFVTLSFDLSFWGQSAGTPRHAVLPDMYVEDFSAAIDYLDTRQFIDREKIGVVGLCASGGFALATAKIDPRIKAITTVSMYDMGDATRHGVRHSVSKAEREAFLKEAASERYKEFSTHKITRYVVGTPTKIDKNSSPIAKEFYDFYRTKRGAYTPQGQDPKLDTMPMFSSDVKFMNFYPFEDLDSISPRPILIHHRRKAHSREFSQKAYAKAAQPKELYYVKGTGLWIYTTALISSPLTKSRNFSKKISM comes from the coding sequence GTGTTTTTGCGATCTTTGATCCTAGTCTCAGCTTTCACTTTGGGCATGCAAGCCCAGCCCTTTGTAAGCACGAGCCACGCCCCAAGCCACATACAAGGGGACAATTTTTATGTGAGCCCCAAGGTGCATATCCAAGAGGTGCATTTTAAAAACCAATACGGCTTAGAAGTGGCGGCGAAATTATTCACCCCCAAGGCAATGCAACAGGGCAAAAAATACCCCGCCTTGATTATAGGCCACCCCATGGGGGCTCTGAAAGAACAAGCAAGCCAGCTTTACGCCACGAAGTTAGCCGAGAGGGGCTTTGTTACCCTAAGTTTTGATTTGAGTTTTTGGGGGCAGAGTGCGGGCACGCCTCGCCACGCTGTGTTGCCCGACATGTATGTAGAGGATTTTAGCGCTGCCATCGATTATCTAGACACAAGACAATTTATCGATAGAGAGAAAATCGGGGTTGTGGGGTTGTGTGCGAGTGGGGGCTTTGCTTTGGCGACCGCAAAAATCGACCCACGCATTAAAGCCATCACCACGGTGAGCATGTACGACATGGGCGATGCCACAAGGCATGGGGTGCGTCATTCTGTCAGCAAGGCAGAGCGAGAGGCATTTTTAAAAGAGGCGGCCAGCGAGCGCTACAAAGAGTTTAGCACGCATAAAATCACTCGCTATGTGGTGGGCACGCCCACCAAGATTGATAAAAATTCAAGCCCCATTGCCAAAGAGTTTTACGACTTTTACCGCACAAAGAGGGGTGCATACACCCCACAGGGGCAAGACCCCAAACTAGACACCATGCCTATGTTCTCTAGCGATGTCAAGTTCATGAACTTCTACCCTTTTGAGGACTTAGACAGCATTTCGCCCCGTCCCATTTTAATTCATCACAGGCGTAAGGCACACTCTAGGGAGTTTAGCCAAAAAGCCTACGCCAAAGCCGCCCAGCCCAAAGAGCTTTACTATGTCAAGGGGACCGGGCTGTGGATTTATACGACCGCGCTAATCTCATCCCCTTTGACAAAATCACGCAATTTTTCCAAAAAAATCTCCATGTAA
- a CDS encoding sugar O-acetyltransferase, with protein sequence MKDIFERDLSGEMVSMDDPEFHKLYSVITNAQKLIHKLNTQELSPKEVRALTNELTGKPFDATNTILPPFYVDFGRNINFGKHFFMNSACSFMDRGGIEIGDHVFIAPKVCLTTINHDFNPYNRRTTFCKPIVIKDRVWICINATICPGVTIGENSIVAAGAVVTKDVPPNVIVGGNPAKIIKTIEVKNA encoded by the coding sequence ATGAAAGACATTTTTGAGCGGGATTTAAGCGGGGAGATGGTGAGTATGGACGACCCCGAGTTTCACAAACTTTACAGCGTGATCACAAACGCCCAAAAACTCATCCACAAGCTCAACACTCAAGAGTTAAGCCCTAAAGAGGTGCGGGCATTAACCAACGAGCTGACCGGCAAGCCCTTTGATGCCACCAACACGATTTTACCCCCTTTCTATGTGGATTTTGGGCGCAATATCAACTTTGGCAAGCATTTTTTTATGAACTCGGCTTGTAGTTTTATGGATAGGGGAGGGATTGAGATAGGTGATCATGTTTTCATCGCTCCCAAAGTGTGTTTAACCACAATCAACCACGACTTCAATCCCTACAATAGGCGCACGACCTTTTGTAAGCCCATTGTCATAAAAGATCGGGTGTGGATTTGCATCAACGCCACCATTTGCCCCGGGGTTACGATCGGAGAAAACTCCATTGTCGCGGCTGGGGCGGTGGTTACTAAAGATGTCCCCCCTAATGTCATCGTGGGGGGCAACCCGGCTAAAATCATCAAGACTATAGAGGTCAAAAATGCCTAA
- a CDS encoding NAD(P)H-dependent oxidoreductase encodes MSVLVILAHPNLSTQSRVNQALKAALEPTSVAISDLYAPRLQLMSNAR; translated from the coding sequence ATGTCTGTCCTAGTCATCTTAGCCCACCCTAATTTAAGCACCCAATCACGGGTAAATCAAGCCCTTAAAGCTGCCCTAGAGCCCACAAGCGTAGCGATCAGCGATTTATACGCCCCCCGATTACAACTAATGTCAAACGCAAGGTAG